From Helicoverpa armigera isolate CAAS_96S chromosome 19, ASM3070526v1, whole genome shotgun sequence, one genomic window encodes:
- the LOC135118240 gene encoding alpha-(1,3)-fucosyltransferase C-like — MLVVKLKICRKPDSSIPYKFITVYNIDNHELGHDLHWNYNMDPVTNQFKTSLSSKSLAAAIYLDKCTTNSKREYFLSNLRHYLNAYNLTIDVYGPCGDFKCGRTSLKPCFYRIRTTYYFYLALEDSIATDYITKSVLFAYDNNAVPVVLGGAQYHRYLPPDSYLDGTQLGEEILAKVMYEAIHNKTKYYDFFKWKNHYSIKESEVLNACPLCEFLNNEGWLKTGESYLYFRKWWNPFFAERCGLDKRYVVL, encoded by the exons ATGTTAGTCGTGAAACTAAAGATCTGCCGAAA ACCCGACTCTTCAATCCCGTACAAATTCATCACCGTCTACAACATCGACAATCACGAACTTGGCCATGACCTACACTGGAACTACAACATGGATCCAGTCACTAACCAGTTCAAGACTTCGCTATCTTCGAAATCTTTAGCTGCTGCCATTTACCTGGATAAATGCACCACGAACAGCAAAAGGGAATACTTTTTGTCAAACTTGCGACACTATCTTAATGCTTACAACCTAACCATCGATGTATATGGCCCTTGTGGTGATTTTAAATGTGGAAGAACCAGCTTGAAGCCCTGCTTCTATAGAATAAGGACCACTTACTACTTTTACTTGGCCCTAGAAGATTCTATAGCGACTGATTATATTACAAAGTCTGTGCTGTTTGCGTATGACAACAATGCTGTGCCTGTAGTGCTCGGTGGAGCTCAGTATCACag ATACCTACCCCCAGACTCCTACTTAGACGGCACACAACTTGGTGAAGAGATACTAGCGAAAGTAATGTACGAGGCCATTCATAACAAAACTAAATACTACGATTTCTTCAAATGGAAGAACCACTACAGCATCAAGGAATCTGAAGTACTTAACGCTTGTCCTCTATGTGAGTTCCTGAACAATGAAGGCTGGTTGAAAACAGGAGAAAGTTACCTGTACTTCAGAAAATGGTGGAACCCATTCTTTGCTGAAAGATGCGGCCTCGATAAAAGATATGTCGTACTGTAA
- the LOC110372963 gene encoding T-complex protein 11-like protein 1: MSDREGPSGSGTQGSDKGENNTRTSAQPMPTAASSYYASEPIQFRVRGSTITGASPPKFVTLEDIMKAAHGMQNMALAHEIAVDQDFKLEPFEPPDNSYQKLVKETMHKAYFDILREQLNSEPPEYKQALVLLEDVKQGLFAILLPRHTRIREMIEEVLDSDFIRQQAENNSLDFHKYASFVIDLMAKLAAPARDEIIQNITTLTDTVDVFRAILETLEILKLDLANTLIAMIRPHVQQESVQYERAKFDELLKVSEDGLQYTREWLKRHIDVEGLSLPVTDKNIIRNVTAQTLAKAYLELLEWDTSKNYPETVSLDAPRFAELGTQVFRVGCGAALLLASPACGDHSTAAAHKQTLKDKILILIDNTTNDIELKSVLPSVAEEIILVTEQLLEKLSQSPLTAETKEIIRTQILSLGDPEHRVREIVRQRVLEFLKTILVCGGGSRQIPVGLSALARELTAVSGTLLRYVMHNKAVFTSHYMDIVAEELSRS; encoded by the exons ATGAGTGACCGCGAGGGACCTAGTGGCTCGGGCACCCAGGGATCTGATAAAGGAGAGAATAATACACGAACCTCGGCACAGCCGATGCCCACCGCTGCTTCAAG TTACTATGCCAGTGAACCTATACAGTTTAGAGTTAGAGGTTCAACAATTACTGGGGCCTCTCCGCCCAAGTTTGTGACCCTGGAAGACATTATGAAGGCTGCCCATGGAATGCAGAACATGGCTTTGGCCCACGAAATCGCTGTTGACCAGGACTTTAAGTTGGAACCTTTTGAACCACCAGATAATAG CTATCAGAAATTAGTAAAAGAGACAATGCACAAGGCATACTTTGATATACTGAGAGAGCAGCTCAACTCAGAGCCACCGGAGTATAAGCAGGCACTTGTACTACTGGAAGATGTTAAACAG GGTCTATTCGCAATCCTTCTCCCCCGGCACACAAGGATCCGCGAAATGATAGAAGAGGTACTAGACTCAGACTTTATCAGACAACAGGCTGAGAACAATAGCCTGGACTTCCATAAATACGCTAGCTTTGTTATCGATCTCATGGCAAAGTTGGCTGCGCCTGCCAGAGatgaaattatacaaaatataactaCGCTCACTGATACG GTGGATGTTTTCCGAGCCATACTAGAAACGCTAGAAATCTTGAAGTTGGACCTCGCAAACACACTTATCGCTATGATCAGACCTCACGTGCAACAGGAAAGCGTACAATATGAGAGAGCCAAGTTCGATGAGTTGCTTAAAGTTTCTGAAg ATGGTCTTCAATACACCAGAGAGTGGCTGAAGCGCCACATAGACGTGGAAGGGTTAAGTCTTCCGGTCACTGACAAAAACATCATCAGAAATGTGACCGCTCAGACTTTAGCTAAGGCTTACCTCGAATTACTGGAGTGGGATACTTCTAAGAATTATCCGGAG ACAGTGTCCCTAGACGCGCCGCGGTTCGCGGAGCTGGGCACGCAGGTGTTCCGCGTGGGCTGCGgcgccgcgctgctgctggccAGCCCCGCCTGCGGCGACCACAGCACCGCCGCCGCCCACAAGCAGACCCTCAAAGACAAGATCCTCATCCTCATCGACAACACTACCAATGATAT AGAACTGAAATCAGTATTGCCATCGGTAGCCGAAGAAATAATTCTGGTGACAGAACAACTGTTAGAGAAGCTCAGTCAGTCCCCTCTGACAGCTGAAACTAAGGAGATCATCAGGACTCAGATACTGTCGCTTGGTGACCCTGAACATAGGGTCCGGGAGATTGTTC gCCAACGAGTGCTTGAATTTCTAAAAACAATCCTAGTTTGCGGTGGGGGTTCCCGACAAATTCCCGTTGGACTATCGGCTTTAGCAAGAGAGCTGACTGCAGTGTCTGGCACGTTACTACGTTACGTCATGCATAATAAGGCTGTGTTCACATCACACTACATGGATATTGTAGCTGAGGAGCTCAGTAGAAGCTAA